One stretch of Tepiditoga spiralis DNA includes these proteins:
- a CDS encoding metallophosphoesterase family protein yields the protein MKIAFISDIHGNIEALNSILNDIEKQNIDKIYSLGDLVGYGPNPNEVVEKIRELKIQSVMGNYDDAVGNEKESCGCTYNPGRETEVGDESISWTIKNTSSENKNFLKNLPKKLHIEFEGLKILLVHGSPLNELLEYVKPNIEVNRLNELVNSVNEDIIINGHTHISMEKNINGKTVYNAGSVGRTKEGIPEAVYLIIDINNGVYSHEFRRIKYDTKKTCEKIINTGLPIELALVIALGSTYNMGNSKKRSIKFKL from the coding sequence ATGAAAATTGCATTTATTTCTGATATACATGGAAATATAGAGGCTTTAAACTCTATTTTAAATGACATAGAGAAACAAAATATAGATAAAATATATAGTCTTGGTGATTTAGTTGGGTATGGTCCAAATCCAAATGAAGTAGTTGAAAAAATAAGAGAGTTAAAAATACAGAGTGTAATGGGTAATTATGATGATGCGGTTGGAAATGAAAAAGAAAGTTGTGGATGTACATATAATCCAGGAAGAGAAACAGAAGTTGGAGATGAGTCAATAAGTTGGACAATTAAAAATACAAGTTCTGAAAATAAAAATTTTTTAAAAAATCTTCCCAAAAAACTTCATATTGAATTTGAAGGTCTTAAAATATTGTTAGTTCATGGCAGTCCTTTAAATGAACTTTTAGAATACGTAAAACCAAATATAGAGGTTAATAGACTCAATGAGTTGGTTAATTCTGTAAATGAAGATATAATAATAAATGGACATACTCACATTTCAATGGAAAAAAATATAAATGGAAAAACAGTATACAATGCTGGTAGCGTTGGAAGAACAAAAGAAGGAATTCCAGAGGCTGTATATTTAATCATTGATATTAACAACGGTGTTTATTCACATGAATTCAGAAGAATAAAATATGATACTAAAAAAACTTGTGAAAAAATAATAAATACTGGTCTTCCAATTGAATTAGCTTTAGTTATAGCTCTTGGTTCAACATATAATATGGGAAATTCTAAAAAGAGAAGTATAAAATTTAAGTTGTAA